In Equus caballus isolate H_3958 breed thoroughbred chromosome 25, TB-T2T, whole genome shotgun sequence, one DNA window encodes the following:
- the RALGDS gene encoding ral guanine nucleotide dissociation stimulator isoform X2, with the protein MAQKTRPAVPRAKRGWVFFACVSVVTARRSAIARHATLRSPTPWPAPLPAPAPAPAPATESSTQEIGEELVNGVIYSISLRKVQVHHGTNKGQRWLGCENESALNLYETCKVRTVKAGTLEKLVERLVPAFQGSDLSYVTIFLCTYRAFTTTQQVLDLLFKRYGRCDALTASSRYGCILPYSDEDGGPQDQLRNAISSILGTWLDQYSEDFCQPPDFPCLKQLVAYVQLNMPGSDLERRAHHLLAQLEHAELIEAELEALSPAPVPALRPTPNLEPAPALALVPCPVPAPEPEPAPAPELEPEPAPEPEPTPASELEPALAPAPELEPEPVPAPELEPEPVPAPELEAALSQTLELEPTPAPEPSWPSSVAAENGLSEEKPHLLTFPPDLVAEQFTLMDAELFKKVVPYHCLGSIWSQRDKKGKEHLAPTVRATVTQFNNVANCVITTCLGDRSVTARDRARVVEHWIEVARECRVLKNFSSLYAILSALQSNSIHRLKKTWEEVSRDSFRIFQKLSEIFSDENNYSLSRELLIKEGTSKFATLEMNPKRAQKRPKETGVIQGTVPYLGTFLTDLVMLDTAMKDYLYGRLINFEKRRKEFEVIAQIKLLQSACNNYSIAPEEHFGAWFRAMEWLSEAESYNLSCELEPPSESASNTLKAKKNTAIVKRWSDRQAPSTELSTSGSSHSKSCDQLRCGPYLSSGDIADALSVHSAGSSSSDVEEINMSFVPESPDGQEKKFWESASQSSPETSGISSASSSTSSSSASTTPVASTRTHKRSVSGVCSYSSSLPLYNQQVGDCCIIRVSLDVDNGNMYKSILVTSQDKAPAVIRKAMDKHNLDEDEPEDYELVQIISDDRKLKIPENANVFYAMNSTANYDFVLKKRTFTKGAKVRHGASSTLPRMKQKGLKIAKGIF; encoded by the exons agctctaCGCAGGAGATTGGTGAGGAGCTGGTCAACGGGGTCATCTACTCCATCTCCCTGCGCAAGGTGCAGGTGCACCATGGCACCAACAAGGGCCAGCGCTGGCTCGGG TGTGAGAATGAGTCGGCCCTGAACCTGTATGAGACCTGCAAGGTGCGGACTGTGAAGGCAGGCACGCTGGAGAAGCTGGTGGAGCGCCTGGTGCCTGCCTTCCAGGGCAGCGACCTCTCCTACGTCACCATCTTTCTGTGCACCTACCGAGCCTTCACCACCACCCAGCAGGTCCTGGACCTGCTGTTCAAAAG GTACGGTAGATGTGATGCCCTCACGGCCTCCTCTAGATATGGATGCATCCTCCCTTACTCCGACGAGGACGGTGGACCCCAGGACCAACTGAGAAA TGCCATCTCCTCCATCCTGGGCACCTGGCTGGACCAGTACTCAGAGGACTTCTGTCAGCCCCCGGACTTTCCCTGCCTCAAGCAACTGGTGGCCTATGTGCAGCTCAACATGCCCGGCTCTGACCTGGAGCGCCGTGCCCACCATCTCCTGGCTCAGTTGGAGCACGCAGAGCTCATTGAGGCCGAGTTGGAGG CTCTGTCACCAGCTCCAGTGCCAGCTCTGAGACCAACTCCCAATCTAGAGCCAGCGCCAGCACTAGCTCTAGTGCCTTGTCCAGTGCCagctccagagccagagccagcaCCAGCTCCAGAGCTAGAGCCAGAACCagctccagagccagagccaaCGCCAGCTTCAGAGCTAGAGCCAGCTCTAGCGCCAGCTCCAGAGCTAGAGCCAGAGCCAGTACCAGCTCCAGAGCTAGAGCCAGAGCCAGTACCAGCTCCAGAGCTGGAGGCAGCTCTGTCACAAACTCTAGAGCTAGAGCCAACACCAGCACCAGAGCCTTCCTGGCCTTCGTCTGTGGCTGCAGAGAACGGGCTGAGTGAGGAGAAGCCTCACCTCTTGACGTTCCCACCTGACCTGGTAGCGGAGCAGTTTACACTGATGGACGCG gagctgttcaagaaggtggTGCCCTAccactgcctgggctccatctggtccCAGCGGGACAAGAAGGGCAAGGAGCACCTGGCTCCCACCGTCCGTGCCACCGTCACCCAGTTCAACAATGTTGCCAACTGCGTCATCACCACCTGCCTCGGGGACCGGAGTGTGACGGCCCGTGACAGGGCCAGGGTGGTAGAGCACTGGATTGAGGTGGCCAGG GAGTGCCGAGTCCTCAAGAACTTCTCATCACTCTACGCCATCCTCTCTGCTCTGCAGAGCAACTCCATCCACCGACTGAAGAAGACGTGGGAAGAAGTTTCCAG ggACAGCTTCCGAATCTTTCAGAAGCTGTCAGAGATTTTCTCAGACGAGAACAACTACTCACTGAGCAGAGAGCTGCTCATCAAG GAGGGGACCTCCAAGTTTGCCACGCTGGAGATGAACCCCAAGAGAGCCCAGAAACGGCCGAAAGAGACG GGTGTCATCCAGGGCACGGTTCCCTACCTGGGCACGTTCCTCACAGACCTGGTGATGCTGGACACTGCGATGAAGGACTATCTGTAT GGGAGACTGATCAACTTCgagaagaggaggaag GAATTCGAAGTGATCGCCCAGATCAAGCTGCTCCAGTCGGCCTGCAACAATTACAGCATTGCGCCTGAGgagcactttggggcctggttccgGGCCATGGAGTGGCTCAGCGAGGCTGAGAG ctacaacCTGTCCTGTGAGCTGGAGCCCCCCTCTGAATCAGCCAGCAACACGCTCAAGGCCAAGAAGAACACTGCCATTGTTAAGCGCTGGAGCGA CCGCCAGGCCCCCAGCACAGAGCTCAGTACAAGCGGCAGCTCCCACTCCAAGTCCTGTGACCAGCTCAGGTGTGGCCCCTACCTCAGCAGCGGGGACATCGCTGATGCACTCAGCGTCCACTCAGCTGGCTCCTCCAGCTCTGATGTGGAGGAGATCAACATGAGCTTTGTCCCAGAGTCCCCCGATGGCCAGGAAAAGAAG TTCTGGGAGTCAGCCTCCCAGTCATCCCCCGAGACCTCCGGCATCAGCTCAGCCtccagcagcacctcctcctcgTCAGCCTCCACCACCCCCGTGGCCTCCACCCGTACCCACAAGCGCTCCGTCTCCGGGGTCTGCAGCTACAGCTCCTCGCTGCCCCTCTACAACCAGCAGGTGGGCGACTGCTGCATCATCCGTGTCAGCCTGGACGTGGACAACGGCAACATGTACAAGAGCATCCTG GTGACCAGCCAAGATAAAGCTCCGGCCGTAATCCGCAAGGCCATGGACAAACACAACCTGGATGAGGATGAGCCAGAGGACTATGAGCTGGTGCAGATTATTTCAGACGATCGAA AACTGAAGATCCCTGAAAACGCCAATGTGTTTTACGCTATGAACTCTACTGCCAACTATGACTTTGTCCTAAAGAAACGGACCTTCACCAAGGGGGCAAAGGTCAGGCATGGAGCCAGCTCAACCCTGCCTCGCATGAAGCAGAAGGGACTCAAGATTGCCAAAGGCATCTTCTAA
- the RALGDS gene encoding ral guanine nucleotide dissociation stimulator isoform X5 has translation MVQRMWAEAAGPAGGAEPLFPGSRRSRSVWDAVRLEVGSPDSCPVVLHSFTQLDPDLPRLESSTQEIGEELVNGVIYSISLRKVQVHHGTNKGQRWLGCENESALNLYETCKVRTVKAGTLEKLVERLVPAFQGSDLSYVTIFLCTYRAFTTTQQVLDLLFKSAISSILGTWLDQYSEDFCQPPDFPCLKQLVAYVQLNMPGSDLERRAHHLLAQLEHAELIEAELEALSPAPVPALRPTPNLEPAPALALVPCPVPAPEPEPAPAPELEPEPAPEPEPTPASELEPALAPAPELEPEPVPAPELEPEPVPAPELEAALSQTLELEPTPAPEPSWPSSVAAENGLSEEKPHLLTFPPDLVAEQFTLMDAELFKKVVPYHCLGSIWSQRDKKGKEHLAPTVRATVTQFNNVANCVITTCLGDRSVTARDRARVVEHWIEVARECRVLKNFSSLYAILSALQSNSIHRLKKTWEEVSRDSFRIFQKLSEIFSDENNYSLSRELLIKEGTSKFATLEMNPKRAQKRPKETGVIQGTVPYLGTFLTDLVMLDTAMKDYLYGRLINFEKRRKEFEVIAQIKLLQSACNNYSIAPEEHFGAWFRAMEWLSEAESYNLSCELEPPSESASNTLKAKKNTAIVKRWSDRQAPSTELSTSGSSHSKSCDQLRCGPYLSSGDIADALSVHSAGSSSSDVEEINMSFVPESPDGQEKKFWESASQSSPETSGISSASSSTSSSSASTTPVASTRTHKRSVSGVCSYSSSLPLYNQQVGDCCIIRVSLDVDNGNMYKSILVTSQDKAPAVIRKAMDKHNLDEDEPEDYELVQIISDDRKLKIPENANVFYAMNSTANYDFVLKKRTFTKGAKVRHGASSTLPRMKQKGLKIAKGIF, from the exons agctctaCGCAGGAGATTGGTGAGGAGCTGGTCAACGGGGTCATCTACTCCATCTCCCTGCGCAAGGTGCAGGTGCACCATGGCACCAACAAGGGCCAGCGCTGGCTCGGG TGTGAGAATGAGTCGGCCCTGAACCTGTATGAGACCTGCAAGGTGCGGACTGTGAAGGCAGGCACGCTGGAGAAGCTGGTGGAGCGCCTGGTGCCTGCCTTCCAGGGCAGCGACCTCTCCTACGTCACCATCTTTCTGTGCACCTACCGAGCCTTCACCACCACCCAGCAGGTCCTGGACCTGCTGTTCAAAAG TGCCATCTCCTCCATCCTGGGCACCTGGCTGGACCAGTACTCAGAGGACTTCTGTCAGCCCCCGGACTTTCCCTGCCTCAAGCAACTGGTGGCCTATGTGCAGCTCAACATGCCCGGCTCTGACCTGGAGCGCCGTGCCCACCATCTCCTGGCTCAGTTGGAGCACGCAGAGCTCATTGAGGCCGAGTTGGAGG CTCTGTCACCAGCTCCAGTGCCAGCTCTGAGACCAACTCCCAATCTAGAGCCAGCGCCAGCACTAGCTCTAGTGCCTTGTCCAGTGCCagctccagagccagagccagcaCCAGCTCCAGAGCTAGAGCCAGAACCagctccagagccagagccaaCGCCAGCTTCAGAGCTAGAGCCAGCTCTAGCGCCAGCTCCAGAGCTAGAGCCAGAGCCAGTACCAGCTCCAGAGCTAGAGCCAGAGCCAGTACCAGCTCCAGAGCTGGAGGCAGCTCTGTCACAAACTCTAGAGCTAGAGCCAACACCAGCACCAGAGCCTTCCTGGCCTTCGTCTGTGGCTGCAGAGAACGGGCTGAGTGAGGAGAAGCCTCACCTCTTGACGTTCCCACCTGACCTGGTAGCGGAGCAGTTTACACTGATGGACGCG gagctgttcaagaaggtggTGCCCTAccactgcctgggctccatctggtccCAGCGGGACAAGAAGGGCAAGGAGCACCTGGCTCCCACCGTCCGTGCCACCGTCACCCAGTTCAACAATGTTGCCAACTGCGTCATCACCACCTGCCTCGGGGACCGGAGTGTGACGGCCCGTGACAGGGCCAGGGTGGTAGAGCACTGGATTGAGGTGGCCAGG GAGTGCCGAGTCCTCAAGAACTTCTCATCACTCTACGCCATCCTCTCTGCTCTGCAGAGCAACTCCATCCACCGACTGAAGAAGACGTGGGAAGAAGTTTCCAG ggACAGCTTCCGAATCTTTCAGAAGCTGTCAGAGATTTTCTCAGACGAGAACAACTACTCACTGAGCAGAGAGCTGCTCATCAAG GAGGGGACCTCCAAGTTTGCCACGCTGGAGATGAACCCCAAGAGAGCCCAGAAACGGCCGAAAGAGACG GGTGTCATCCAGGGCACGGTTCCCTACCTGGGCACGTTCCTCACAGACCTGGTGATGCTGGACACTGCGATGAAGGACTATCTGTAT GGGAGACTGATCAACTTCgagaagaggaggaag GAATTCGAAGTGATCGCCCAGATCAAGCTGCTCCAGTCGGCCTGCAACAATTACAGCATTGCGCCTGAGgagcactttggggcctggttccgGGCCATGGAGTGGCTCAGCGAGGCTGAGAG ctacaacCTGTCCTGTGAGCTGGAGCCCCCCTCTGAATCAGCCAGCAACACGCTCAAGGCCAAGAAGAACACTGCCATTGTTAAGCGCTGGAGCGA CCGCCAGGCCCCCAGCACAGAGCTCAGTACAAGCGGCAGCTCCCACTCCAAGTCCTGTGACCAGCTCAGGTGTGGCCCCTACCTCAGCAGCGGGGACATCGCTGATGCACTCAGCGTCCACTCAGCTGGCTCCTCCAGCTCTGATGTGGAGGAGATCAACATGAGCTTTGTCCCAGAGTCCCCCGATGGCCAGGAAAAGAAG TTCTGGGAGTCAGCCTCCCAGTCATCCCCCGAGACCTCCGGCATCAGCTCAGCCtccagcagcacctcctcctcgTCAGCCTCCACCACCCCCGTGGCCTCCACCCGTACCCACAAGCGCTCCGTCTCCGGGGTCTGCAGCTACAGCTCCTCGCTGCCCCTCTACAACCAGCAGGTGGGCGACTGCTGCATCATCCGTGTCAGCCTGGACGTGGACAACGGCAACATGTACAAGAGCATCCTG GTGACCAGCCAAGATAAAGCTCCGGCCGTAATCCGCAAGGCCATGGACAAACACAACCTGGATGAGGATGAGCCAGAGGACTATGAGCTGGTGCAGATTATTTCAGACGATCGAA AACTGAAGATCCCTGAAAACGCCAATGTGTTTTACGCTATGAACTCTACTGCCAACTATGACTTTGTCCTAAAGAAACGGACCTTCACCAAGGGGGCAAAGGTCAGGCATGGAGCCAGCTCAACCCTGCCTCGCATGAAGCAGAAGGGACTCAAGATTGCCAAAGGCATCTTCTAA
- the RALGDS gene encoding ral guanine nucleotide dissociation stimulator isoform X8, whose amino-acid sequence MMVDCQSSTQEIGEELVNGVIYSISLRKVQVHHGTNKGQRWLGCENESALNLYETCKVRTVKAGTLEKLVERLVPAFQGSDLSYVTIFLCTYRAFTTTQQVLDLLFKRYGRCDALTASSRYGCILPYSDEDGGPQDQLRNAISSILGTWLDQYSEDFCQPPDFPCLKQLVAYVQLNMPGSDLERRAHHLLAQLEHAELIEAELEALSPAPVPALRPTPNLEPAPALALVPCPVPAPEPEPAPAPELEPEPAPEPEPTPASELEPALAPAPELEPEPVPAPELEPEPVPAPELEAALSQTLELEPTPAPEPSWPSSVAAENGLSEEKPHLLTFPPDLVAEQFTLMDAELFKKVVPYHCLGSIWSQRDKKGKEHLAPTVRATVTQFNNVANCVITTCLGDRSVTARDRARVVEHWIEVARECRVLKNFSSLYAILSALQSNSIHRLKKTWEEVSRDSFRIFQKLSEIFSDENNYSLSRELLIKEGTSKFATLEMNPKRAQKRPKETGVIQGTVPYLGTFLTDLVMLDTAMKDYLYGRLINFEKRRKEFEVIAQIKLLQSACNNYSIAPEEHFGAWFRAMEWLSEAESYNLSCELEPPSESASNTLKAKKNTAIVKRWSDRQAPSTELSTSGSSHSKSCDQLRCGPYLSSGDIADALSVHSAGSSSSDVEEINMSFVPESPDGQEKKFWESASQSSPETSGISSASSSTSSSSASTTPVASTRTHKRSVSGVCSYSSSLPLYNQQVGDCCIIRVSLDVDNGNMYKSILVTSQDKAPAVIRKAMDKHNLDEDEPEDYELVQIISDDRKLKIPENANVFYAMNSTANYDFVLKKRTFTKGAKVRHGASSTLPRMKQKGLKIAKGIF is encoded by the exons agctctaCGCAGGAGATTGGTGAGGAGCTGGTCAACGGGGTCATCTACTCCATCTCCCTGCGCAAGGTGCAGGTGCACCATGGCACCAACAAGGGCCAGCGCTGGCTCGGG TGTGAGAATGAGTCGGCCCTGAACCTGTATGAGACCTGCAAGGTGCGGACTGTGAAGGCAGGCACGCTGGAGAAGCTGGTGGAGCGCCTGGTGCCTGCCTTCCAGGGCAGCGACCTCTCCTACGTCACCATCTTTCTGTGCACCTACCGAGCCTTCACCACCACCCAGCAGGTCCTGGACCTGCTGTTCAAAAG GTACGGTAGATGTGATGCCCTCACGGCCTCCTCTAGATATGGATGCATCCTCCCTTACTCCGACGAGGACGGTGGACCCCAGGACCAACTGAGAAA TGCCATCTCCTCCATCCTGGGCACCTGGCTGGACCAGTACTCAGAGGACTTCTGTCAGCCCCCGGACTTTCCCTGCCTCAAGCAACTGGTGGCCTATGTGCAGCTCAACATGCCCGGCTCTGACCTGGAGCGCCGTGCCCACCATCTCCTGGCTCAGTTGGAGCACGCAGAGCTCATTGAGGCCGAGTTGGAGG CTCTGTCACCAGCTCCAGTGCCAGCTCTGAGACCAACTCCCAATCTAGAGCCAGCGCCAGCACTAGCTCTAGTGCCTTGTCCAGTGCCagctccagagccagagccagcaCCAGCTCCAGAGCTAGAGCCAGAACCagctccagagccagagccaaCGCCAGCTTCAGAGCTAGAGCCAGCTCTAGCGCCAGCTCCAGAGCTAGAGCCAGAGCCAGTACCAGCTCCAGAGCTAGAGCCAGAGCCAGTACCAGCTCCAGAGCTGGAGGCAGCTCTGTCACAAACTCTAGAGCTAGAGCCAACACCAGCACCAGAGCCTTCCTGGCCTTCGTCTGTGGCTGCAGAGAACGGGCTGAGTGAGGAGAAGCCTCACCTCTTGACGTTCCCACCTGACCTGGTAGCGGAGCAGTTTACACTGATGGACGCG gagctgttcaagaaggtggTGCCCTAccactgcctgggctccatctggtccCAGCGGGACAAGAAGGGCAAGGAGCACCTGGCTCCCACCGTCCGTGCCACCGTCACCCAGTTCAACAATGTTGCCAACTGCGTCATCACCACCTGCCTCGGGGACCGGAGTGTGACGGCCCGTGACAGGGCCAGGGTGGTAGAGCACTGGATTGAGGTGGCCAGG GAGTGCCGAGTCCTCAAGAACTTCTCATCACTCTACGCCATCCTCTCTGCTCTGCAGAGCAACTCCATCCACCGACTGAAGAAGACGTGGGAAGAAGTTTCCAG ggACAGCTTCCGAATCTTTCAGAAGCTGTCAGAGATTTTCTCAGACGAGAACAACTACTCACTGAGCAGAGAGCTGCTCATCAAG GAGGGGACCTCCAAGTTTGCCACGCTGGAGATGAACCCCAAGAGAGCCCAGAAACGGCCGAAAGAGACG GGTGTCATCCAGGGCACGGTTCCCTACCTGGGCACGTTCCTCACAGACCTGGTGATGCTGGACACTGCGATGAAGGACTATCTGTAT GGGAGACTGATCAACTTCgagaagaggaggaag GAATTCGAAGTGATCGCCCAGATCAAGCTGCTCCAGTCGGCCTGCAACAATTACAGCATTGCGCCTGAGgagcactttggggcctggttccgGGCCATGGAGTGGCTCAGCGAGGCTGAGAG ctacaacCTGTCCTGTGAGCTGGAGCCCCCCTCTGAATCAGCCAGCAACACGCTCAAGGCCAAGAAGAACACTGCCATTGTTAAGCGCTGGAGCGA CCGCCAGGCCCCCAGCACAGAGCTCAGTACAAGCGGCAGCTCCCACTCCAAGTCCTGTGACCAGCTCAGGTGTGGCCCCTACCTCAGCAGCGGGGACATCGCTGATGCACTCAGCGTCCACTCAGCTGGCTCCTCCAGCTCTGATGTGGAGGAGATCAACATGAGCTTTGTCCCAGAGTCCCCCGATGGCCAGGAAAAGAAG TTCTGGGAGTCAGCCTCCCAGTCATCCCCCGAGACCTCCGGCATCAGCTCAGCCtccagcagcacctcctcctcgTCAGCCTCCACCACCCCCGTGGCCTCCACCCGTACCCACAAGCGCTCCGTCTCCGGGGTCTGCAGCTACAGCTCCTCGCTGCCCCTCTACAACCAGCAGGTGGGCGACTGCTGCATCATCCGTGTCAGCCTGGACGTGGACAACGGCAACATGTACAAGAGCATCCTG GTGACCAGCCAAGATAAAGCTCCGGCCGTAATCCGCAAGGCCATGGACAAACACAACCTGGATGAGGATGAGCCAGAGGACTATGAGCTGGTGCAGATTATTTCAGACGATCGAA AACTGAAGATCCCTGAAAACGCCAATGTGTTTTACGCTATGAACTCTACTGCCAACTATGACTTTGTCCTAAAGAAACGGACCTTCACCAAGGGGGCAAAGGTCAGGCATGGAGCCAGCTCAACCCTGCCTCGCATGAAGCAGAAGGGACTCAAGATTGCCAAAGGCATCTTCTAA
- the RALGDS gene encoding ral guanine nucleotide dissociation stimulator isoform X9 — MCLWAGFGAPDGPRLLLASVVPLAQPAAHQGPRRSSTQEIGEELVNGVIYSISLRKVQVHHGTNKGQRWLGCENESALNLYETCKVRTVKAGTLEKLVERLVPAFQGSDLSYVTIFLCTYRAFTTTQQVLDLLFKRYGRCDALTASSRYGCILPYSDEDGGPQDQLRNAISSILGTWLDQYSEDFCQPPDFPCLKQLVAYVQLNMPGSDLERRAHHLLAQLEHAELIEAELEALSPAPVPALRPTPNLEPAPALALVPCPVPAPEPEPAPAPELEPEPAPEPEPTPASELEPALAPAPELEPEPVPAPELEPEPVPAPELEAALSQTLELEPTPAPEPSWPSSVAAENGLSEEKPHLLTFPPDLVAEQFTLMDAELFKKVVPYHCLGSIWSQRDKKGKEHLAPTVRATVTQFNNVANCVITTCLGDRSVTARDRARVVEHWIEVARECRVLKNFSSLYAILSALQSNSIHRLKKTWEEVSRDSFRIFQKLSEIFSDENNYSLSRELLIKEGTSKFATLEMNPKRAQKRPKETGVIQGTVPYLGTFLTDLVMLDTAMKDYLYGRLINFEKRRKEFEVIAQIKLLQSACNNYSIAPEEHFGAWFRAMEWLSEAESYNLSCELEPPSESASNTLKAKKNTAIVKRWSDRQAPSTELSTSGSSHSKSCDQLRCGPYLSSGDIADALSVHSAGSSSSDVEEINMSFVPESPDGQEKKFWESASQSSPETSGISSASSSTSSSSASTTPVASTRTHKRSVSGVCSYSSSLPLYNQQVGDCCIIRVSLDVDNGNMYKSILVTSQDKAPAVIRKAMDKHNLDEDEPEDYELVQIISDDRKLKIPENANVFYAMNSTANYDFVLKKRTFTKGAKVRHGASSTLPRMKQKGLKIAKGIF; from the exons agctctaCGCAGGAGATTGGTGAGGAGCTGGTCAACGGGGTCATCTACTCCATCTCCCTGCGCAAGGTGCAGGTGCACCATGGCACCAACAAGGGCCAGCGCTGGCTCGGG TGTGAGAATGAGTCGGCCCTGAACCTGTATGAGACCTGCAAGGTGCGGACTGTGAAGGCAGGCACGCTGGAGAAGCTGGTGGAGCGCCTGGTGCCTGCCTTCCAGGGCAGCGACCTCTCCTACGTCACCATCTTTCTGTGCACCTACCGAGCCTTCACCACCACCCAGCAGGTCCTGGACCTGCTGTTCAAAAG GTACGGTAGATGTGATGCCCTCACGGCCTCCTCTAGATATGGATGCATCCTCCCTTACTCCGACGAGGACGGTGGACCCCAGGACCAACTGAGAAA TGCCATCTCCTCCATCCTGGGCACCTGGCTGGACCAGTACTCAGAGGACTTCTGTCAGCCCCCGGACTTTCCCTGCCTCAAGCAACTGGTGGCCTATGTGCAGCTCAACATGCCCGGCTCTGACCTGGAGCGCCGTGCCCACCATCTCCTGGCTCAGTTGGAGCACGCAGAGCTCATTGAGGCCGAGTTGGAGG CTCTGTCACCAGCTCCAGTGCCAGCTCTGAGACCAACTCCCAATCTAGAGCCAGCGCCAGCACTAGCTCTAGTGCCTTGTCCAGTGCCagctccagagccagagccagcaCCAGCTCCAGAGCTAGAGCCAGAACCagctccagagccagagccaaCGCCAGCTTCAGAGCTAGAGCCAGCTCTAGCGCCAGCTCCAGAGCTAGAGCCAGAGCCAGTACCAGCTCCAGAGCTAGAGCCAGAGCCAGTACCAGCTCCAGAGCTGGAGGCAGCTCTGTCACAAACTCTAGAGCTAGAGCCAACACCAGCACCAGAGCCTTCCTGGCCTTCGTCTGTGGCTGCAGAGAACGGGCTGAGTGAGGAGAAGCCTCACCTCTTGACGTTCCCACCTGACCTGGTAGCGGAGCAGTTTACACTGATGGACGCG gagctgttcaagaaggtggTGCCCTAccactgcctgggctccatctggtccCAGCGGGACAAGAAGGGCAAGGAGCACCTGGCTCCCACCGTCCGTGCCACCGTCACCCAGTTCAACAATGTTGCCAACTGCGTCATCACCACCTGCCTCGGGGACCGGAGTGTGACGGCCCGTGACAGGGCCAGGGTGGTAGAGCACTGGATTGAGGTGGCCAGG GAGTGCCGAGTCCTCAAGAACTTCTCATCACTCTACGCCATCCTCTCTGCTCTGCAGAGCAACTCCATCCACCGACTGAAGAAGACGTGGGAAGAAGTTTCCAG ggACAGCTTCCGAATCTTTCAGAAGCTGTCAGAGATTTTCTCAGACGAGAACAACTACTCACTGAGCAGAGAGCTGCTCATCAAG GAGGGGACCTCCAAGTTTGCCACGCTGGAGATGAACCCCAAGAGAGCCCAGAAACGGCCGAAAGAGACG GGTGTCATCCAGGGCACGGTTCCCTACCTGGGCACGTTCCTCACAGACCTGGTGATGCTGGACACTGCGATGAAGGACTATCTGTAT GGGAGACTGATCAACTTCgagaagaggaggaag GAATTCGAAGTGATCGCCCAGATCAAGCTGCTCCAGTCGGCCTGCAACAATTACAGCATTGCGCCTGAGgagcactttggggcctggttccgGGCCATGGAGTGGCTCAGCGAGGCTGAGAG ctacaacCTGTCCTGTGAGCTGGAGCCCCCCTCTGAATCAGCCAGCAACACGCTCAAGGCCAAGAAGAACACTGCCATTGTTAAGCGCTGGAGCGA CCGCCAGGCCCCCAGCACAGAGCTCAGTACAAGCGGCAGCTCCCACTCCAAGTCCTGTGACCAGCTCAGGTGTGGCCCCTACCTCAGCAGCGGGGACATCGCTGATGCACTCAGCGTCCACTCAGCTGGCTCCTCCAGCTCTGATGTGGAGGAGATCAACATGAGCTTTGTCCCAGAGTCCCCCGATGGCCAGGAAAAGAAG TTCTGGGAGTCAGCCTCCCAGTCATCCCCCGAGACCTCCGGCATCAGCTCAGCCtccagcagcacctcctcctcgTCAGCCTCCACCACCCCCGTGGCCTCCACCCGTACCCACAAGCGCTCCGTCTCCGGGGTCTGCAGCTACAGCTCCTCGCTGCCCCTCTACAACCAGCAGGTGGGCGACTGCTGCATCATCCGTGTCAGCCTGGACGTGGACAACGGCAACATGTACAAGAGCATCCTG GTGACCAGCCAAGATAAAGCTCCGGCCGTAATCCGCAAGGCCATGGACAAACACAACCTGGATGAGGATGAGCCAGAGGACTATGAGCTGGTGCAGATTATTTCAGACGATCGAA AACTGAAGATCCCTGAAAACGCCAATGTGTTTTACGCTATGAACTCTACTGCCAACTATGACTTTGTCCTAAAGAAACGGACCTTCACCAAGGGGGCAAAGGTCAGGCATGGAGCCAGCTCAACCCTGCCTCGCATGAAGCAGAAGGGACTCAAGATTGCCAAAGGCATCTTCTAA